GATCTTTTTGTCGAAATCCCTTAGCTCCGCCACTAACCGCACCTTGGCCAGTTTCTCATTAAAAAGGTCACGATTATTAACTCGGTAGGCCGGTTCACTTCCTTCGGGATGGAACAAATCCAGAACTCCCGACTGGGTGTAACTCTCCATCAACGGCTCGTAAACATTAAATGGCCGATTATAATGTTCCTGCAGGCGCTTTTCCAGGGTAGCAGCCGGGAAATCTTCAATGACACCCTGCTCCTGTATGATCACTTCCAGAACCCGCAGCAACTCCATTTCCTGCTTGTCCTTAAAGCTAAATTGATCCGACATCGTCTTAGCATGACCGCTTTCGACCATGTGGCGTTCCCGGCAATAGTCGGCCAGCTGGTAAAACTTGCCGGGGAATTCCAACACAAATACACGACCGATGCCTTCCCTGCGATCGCTTTGGCCCAGGTGGGCCGATACAAGCTTATTCACCGTATCATTGACCTTTTCCTCATCTAGGCCGAGGTAAAATGCGATAGTGGCCACAGCCTTGTTCCAGGGAAGAAGGATTTTCTCGTGGGCATCTGGTTCCTCTTGCTTAGCTAACATAGCCAGCAGGTTGACGACCTGCCGTCCCGCCCCCCTGGTGAGCAGGATACTCTGGTTCTTGGTTGCCGTCCTCAAGCGCTCTACGATGATTGCAAAGAAGGTCTGTAGCCACTTGGGAACCTCCTCCAAGCGACTGCGAAACATCTCGCGACTGATTTCCAGCAGCAGGACATTGGTGACCGCCGTGGCAGTTGCCGACCGGGGATAGTTATTGATGATCGACATCTCGCCGAAAATAGAGCCCGGCCCGAGCTTGGCCAAAATGGTCTTCTGGTCTCCCAGCATCTTGGAGATTTCTACCTGGCCTTCCAGAATGATAAACATGGTTTGGCCTGACTCACCATCCCGAAAGATCACCTCATCCTTATTAACCCGCCGTTTCAGCCGTTCCTCCAAAAAGCCCATGTCCCTGTTCCTTCCTATTAATTAAGTAATAGACTTATGATCGGAAACAGGCACCCGCCTACTGGACTTCAGGCGTCCCGGGAAATCTTCTCCAGCATCTCCCGGGCTTGCGCGTGATCGGGCTTAGCCGCCAGAACAGCTTCAAGATGGCGTTTGGCCTCATCCATCCGATCCACCTCGGCATACAGTGAAGACAGGATAAAGTGGGTTTGCCAGTCGTTGGGATCATCCTTCAAGATACCCATGAGGAGGCCGATCCCCTCTTCAAACTGTTCCGTCTCCAAGAACGTTTGCCCCAGTAGCCGTCTGGCATCCAGGTTGCGAGGATTATTCTCTAAGATCTGCGCCAGCCGTAGCTGGGCGGTCTTCAAGTCCCCTTCGGTCATATCAATCAGCGCGAGACCCTGTAGGACCGGGGCCCATCCCCGTTTTAAGCTTACAGCCCGCTGGTAGTGATTCCTAGCTTCCCGTAGGTCACCGCCCAGATGGGCGATGAGTCCCAGGCCGTACACTGCCTCCACTCGAGTGGGATCTTCCAGCAAGACTTCCCGGCACAGCTTGCCCCCACTTTCAAAATCACCCCGGTTGATCAGCTGGATGGCCTCATTGGCCTTTCGCTCCAGGACCTGGATAAGGAGCTCACCCTTCTCCAGGAGCCAATCCGGGTCTACATCGGGCCACTTGGCGCGAAATATTTGCTCATTCTTCCTTAGAGAGGCCTGGTAATCAATCTGGTTAGCCG
This genomic stretch from Candidatus Neomarinimicrobiota bacterium harbors:
- a CDS encoding Crp/Fnr family transcriptional regulator, translated to MGFLEERLKRRVNKDEVIFRDGESGQTMFIILEGQVEISKMLGDQKTILAKLGPGSIFGEMSIINNYPRSATATAVTNVLLLEISREMFRSRLEEVPKWLQTFFAIIVERLRTATKNQSILLTRGAGRQVVNLLAMLAKQEEPDAHEKILLPWNKAVATIAFYLGLDEEKVNDTVNKLVSAHLGQSDRREGIGRVFVLEFPGKFYQLADYCRERHMVESGHAKTMSDQFSFKDKQEMELLRVLEVIIQEQGVIEDFPAATLEKRLQEHYNRPFNVYEPLMESYTQSGVLDLFHPEGSEPAYRVNNRDLFNEKLAKVRLVAELRDFDKKIMA